A stretch of Astyanax mexicanus isolate ESR-SI-001 chromosome 21, AstMex3_surface, whole genome shotgun sequence DNA encodes these proteins:
- the LOC103031717 gene encoding FERM and PDZ domain-containing protein 4 isoform X2, translating into MDVFGFSKMAKLSSHKSKSSGWPPPTGSWAGLQGAPYGWDMASVRDTRDCFSNHVSQSSSLEEVRLDGGQLLPPAPRRVEMRRDPVLGFGFVAGSEKPVVVRSVTPGGPSEGKLVPGDEIIMINDEAVASAPRERVIDLVRNCKESILLTVVQPYPSPKSAFISAAKKAKLKSNPVKVRFAEEVIINGQVPDTVKDNSLLFMPNVLKVYLENGQTKSFRFDNNTSIKDVIMTLQEKLSIKCIEHFSLMLEQRTEGSGSRLLLLHEQEMLTQVTQRPGSHKMKCFFRISFVPKDPVDLLRRDVVAFEYLYVQSCNDVVLERFGPELKYDAALRLAALQMYILTLTTRPTQKISLKYIQKQWGLALFLPPSVLSSMKEKNIKKALTHILKTNQNLVPPGKKLTILQAKVHYLKYLSELRLYGGRVFKSILLQGEKQTDVTLLVGPRYGISHVINAKTNLVALLADFSHVNRIEILTEDEVNVRVELHVLDVKPITLIMESSDAMNLACLTAGYYRLLVDSRRSIFNMSHSNSTGELESCQDPRELEWPYSTSLGMCEDPNLQESTTLSYQPESENLQDQIVENIITSPYSPEPQQLQYSVQSGERSPARCRSLQPPPLPPARLRPQDSPRSAKVSFIFGDPPLHSVNPQNLGYQRLMDESPEVPERPAFMHNNDVGFRTPDGASFRIRPNVIYSNIGEGKIFDSAEGIEEPLLRDLCYAETTDDAEDEDEVSGEEDAAATPGEGDPGLPPSKATFLTLSGSSDDIIDLTSLPPPEGDDDEDENDAVLHSLNMAIAAPPPGFRDSSDEEGTEGKSQPQGSCDNDSIPVSLIDAVPTHGEGSGPRNLDHAVVDTLQALEALAVSEDTNQSQSSNSAGNGISRAFSPESSSDSGNETNSSEMTESSEQAAAHRLSENSMRLLVATTEGYQPLQEEKTEFPVSPCSRGPIPKPPRSPSRHKDMQTQSVTVPSKLNLPSSDNLEMEPETMEDKALGNYMVKAHSSTLLNTGKRSKATTSGGKRHKKLADAAGKYNTFSGRESHRRSHFDVERTSFCERIQGRQPLLENEPLENQREEPLGSGGNLTVNNSTMMIDQSSAVPLSPVKKPQDPGQTEFHKEDQQVHPPLRQGVARLCEYHLAKRISSLQSEAQNSLQSSQCSSLDAGCSTGSSACATPMDSPLCAPDCKHPLSESSSSLLLTSRDLHPHADPALLRKMLPNVHPPGSDPSLNARPSKIKETTV; encoded by the exons tcatgTGTCTCAGAGCAGTTCTTTGGAGGAGGTTCGTCTGGACGGAGGTCAGCTGCTCCCCCCAGCTCCTCGGCGGGTGGAGATGAGGAGGGACCCTGTTCTGGGCTTCGGCTTCGTGGCGGGCAGTGAGAAGCCGGTGGTGGTTCGCTCTGTCACTCCAG GAGGTCCATCAGAAGGGAAGCTGGTCCCGGGGGATGAGATCATAATGATAAATGATGAAGCTGTCGCCTCAGCCCCGAGAGAGCGAGTCATTGACCTTGTCAG AAACTGTAAGGAGTCCATCCTGTTGACTGTTGTCCAACCATACCCA TCCCCCAAATCAGCCTTTATCAGCGCAGCCAAAAAAGCCAAGTTGAAGTCAAATCCTGTAAAAGTGCGCTTTGCAGAGGAGGTCATCATCAACGGACAGGTTCCG GACACTGTGAAGGACAACTCGCTTCTCTTCATGCCAAATGTTCTGAAGGTGTATCTGGAGAACGGGCAGACCAAGTCGTTTCGCTTCGACAACAACACGTCCATCAAG GATGTCATTATGACCCTGCAAGAGAAGCTGTCCATCAAGTGCATTGAGCATTTCTCCCTCATGCTGGAACAGAGGACGGAAGGCTCCGGCAGCAGGCTGCTGCTCCTGCACGAGCAGGAGATGCTAACTCAG GTTACACAGAGGCCAGGTTCACACAAAATGAAATGCTTTTTCAGAATCAGCTTCGTTCCAAAGGATCCAGTCGACCTTCTTAGGAGGGATGTGGTAGCATTTGAATACCTCTATGTCCAG AGCTGTAATGATGTGGTTCTGGAGCGCTTTGGCCCAGAGCTGAAGTACGATGCTGCTCTTCGTCTCGCTGCTCTGCAGATGTACATCCTCACCCTCACCACACGACCGACGCAGAAGATTTCGCTGAAGTACATCCA GAAGCAGTGGGGTTTGGCACTTTTCTTACCCCCATCGGTGCTCTCCAGCATGAAGGAGAAGAACATCAAGAAAGCCCTGACTCACATCCTGAAAACCAATCAGAATCTAGTGCCTCCTGGGAAGAAA TTAACCATTCTGCAAGCAAAGGTTCACTATTTGAAGTACCTCAGTGAATTAAGACTATATGGAGGAAGAGTTTTCAAATCTATCTTATTG CAAGGGGAAAAGCAAACAGACGTTACATTACTCGTAGGACCGAGATATGGTATCAGTCACGTCATCAATGCCAAGACCAATCTAGTGGCCCTACTGGCAGACTTCAGCCACGTAAATCGCATTGAGATCCTCACAGAAGACGAGGTCAATGTGCGGGTAGAGCTACATGTCTTGGATGTCAAG CCTATAACATTGATAATGGAATCCAGTGATGCCATGAACCTGGCTTGTCTAACAGCTGGATACTACCGTCTTCTAGTAGACTCCCGGCGCTCCATCTTCAATATGTCCCACAGTAACAGCACAGGAGAACTGGAAAGTT GCCAGGATCCTAGAGAACTTGAGTGGCCCTACAGCACCTCTTTGGGCATGTGTGAGGATCCCAATCTTCAAGAAAGCACGACTTTATCCTATCAACCTGAATCTGAAAACCTCCAGGACCAAATAGTAGAGAACATTATAACTTCTCCTTATTCCCCGGAGCCTCAGCAACTTCAGTATTCAGTCCAAAGTGGAGAGAGATCACCAGCTCGGTGCAGAAGCCTCCAACCTCCTCCTCTTCCACCAGCAAGGCTTCGACCCCAGGACTCACCAAGGAGTGCGAAGGTGTCCTTTATATTTGGGGATCCACCCTTGCACAGTGTAAACCCTCAAAATCTTGGCTATCAGCGCCTCATGGACGAGAGTCCTGAGGTACCTGAGAGGCCTGCTTTTATGCATAACAATGACGTAGGCTTTAGGACTCCAGACGGAGCATCATTTCGGATCAGACCCAATGTAATCTACAGCAACATTGGTGAAGGGAAAATCTTTGACAGTGCTGAAGGTATCGAGGAGCCTCTTTTGCGTGATTTATGCTATGCTGAAACCACTGACGATGCAGAGGATGAGGATGAAGTTAGTGGTGAAGAGGATGCTGCTGCAACACCTGGAGAGGGTGATCCAGGATTGCCGCCAAGCAAGGCAACATTCCTTACCCTCTCTGGCTCCAGCGATGATATCATAGACCTGACATCCCTTCCACCACCAGAGGGCGATGATGACGAAGACGAAAATGATGCAGTTCTTCACTCCCTCAACATGGCCATTGCTGCTCCACCTCCTGGATTCAGGGACAGTTCTGATGAGGAGGGCACAGAGGGCAAAAGCCAACCACAAGGTTCCTGTGATAATGACAGTATCCCTGTGTCACTGATTGATGCTGTCCCTACGCATGGGGAAGGTAGTGGTCCCAGGAACTTGGATCATGCTGTTGTGGACACACTGCAAGCACTAGAAGCGCTTGCTGTATCTGAGGACACCAACCAATCTCAGTCCAGCAACAGTGCAG GTAACGGCATATCACGAGCATTCAGTCCAGAGTCCTCGTCAGATTCAGGAAACGAGACCAACTCCTCCGAGATGACTGAGAGCTCAGAACAGGCTGCAGCCCACAGACTCTCTGAGAATTCAATGCGTCTTCTGGTGGCCACCACAGAAGGTTATCAGCCTCTTCAGGAAGAGAAGACCGAATTTCCTGTGTCCCCCTGCTCTAGAGGGCCGATTCCAAAGCCGCCACGCAGTCCCTCTCGTCACAAAGACATGCAGACCCAGTCTGTGACAGTGCCTTCAAAGCTTAATCTACCTTCCTCTGATAATCTAGAGATGGAGCCGGAGACAATGGAAGATAAGGCCTTGGGTAATTACATGGTCAAAGCGCACTCAAGCACGCTTTTAAATACGGGCAAGAGATCTAAAGCAACAACAAGTGGGGGCAAGCGACACAAGAAGTTAGCAGACGCTGCAGGAAAGTATAACACTTTCAGTGGAAGAGAAAGTCATCGAAGGAGCCATTTCGATGTTGAAAGGACCTCATTCTGTGAAAGGATTCAGGGGCGACAACCTTTGCTAGAAAATGAGCCTTTGGAAAATCAGCGTGAAGAACCTCTTGGCTCTGGAGGAAACCTGACAGTTAATAACAGTACCATGATGATTGACCAATCTAGTGCGGTTCCTCTATCTCCAGTGAAGAAGCCTCAGGATCCTGGACAGACTGAGTTCCATAAGGAGGATCAACAGGTTCATCCACCACTACGTCAAGGTGTGGCTCGATTGTGTGAGTACCACCTGGCCAAGCGCATCTCTTCCCTGCAAAGCGAAGCTCAGAATTCCCTGCAGAGTTCCCAATGCTCGTCTCTGGATGCTGGCTGCAGCACAGGGAGTAGTGCATGCGCAACCCCAATGGACTCACCCCTTTGTGCTCCTGACTGCAAACACCCTCTTTCTgaatcctcctcctccctcctgcTCACATCAAGGGACCTCCACCCTCATGCAGACCCTGCTCTCCTGAGGAAGATGCTGCCAAACGTACATCCTCCTGGATCTGATCCATCCCTCAATGCCAGGCcatcaaaaatcaaagaaaccacaG TGTAG
- the LOC103031717 gene encoding FERM and PDZ domain-containing protein 4 isoform X1, with amino-acid sequence MDVFGFSKMAKLSSHKSKSSGWPPPTGSWAGLQGAPYGWDMASVRDTRDCFSNHVSQSSSLEEVRLDGGQLLPPAPRRVEMRRDPVLGFGFVAGSEKPVVVRSVTPGGPSEGKLVPGDEIIMINDEAVASAPRERVIDLVRNCKESILLTVVQPYPSPKSAFISAAKKAKLKSNPVKVRFAEEVIINGQVPDTVKDNSLLFMPNVLKVYLENGQTKSFRFDNNTSIKDVIMTLQEKLSIKCIEHFSLMLEQRTEGSGSRLLLLHEQEMLTQVTQRPGSHKMKCFFRISFVPKDPVDLLRRDVVAFEYLYVQSCNDVVLERFGPELKYDAALRLAALQMYILTLTTRPTQKISLKYIQKQWGLALFLPPSVLSSMKEKNIKKALTHILKTNQNLVPPGKKLTILQAKVHYLKYLSELRLYGGRVFKSILLQGEKQTDVTLLVGPRYGISHVINAKTNLVALLADFSHVNRIEILTEDEVNVRVELHVLDVKPITLIMESSDAMNLACLTAGYYRLLVDSRRSIFNMSHSNSTGELESCQDPRELEWPYSTSLGMCEDPNLQESTTLSYQPESENLQDQIVENIITSPYSPEPQQLQYSVQSGERSPARCRSLQPPPLPPARLRPQDSPRSAKVSFIFGDPPLHSVNPQNLGYQRLMDESPEVPERPAFMHNNDVGFRTPDGASFRIRPNVIYSNIGEGKIFDSAEGIEEPLLRDLCYAETTDDAEDEDEVSGEEDAAATPGEGDPGLPPSKATFLTLSGSSDDIIDLTSLPPPEGDDDEDENDAVLHSLNMAIAAPPPGFRDSSDEEGTEGKSQPQGSCDNDSIPVSLIDAVPTHGEGSGPRNLDHAVVDTLQALEALAVSEDTNQSQSSNSAGNGISRAFSPESSSDSGNETNSSEMTESSEQAAAHRLSENSMRLLVATTEGYQPLQEEKTEFPVSPCSRGPIPKPPRSPSRHKDMQTQSVTVPSKLNLPSSDNLEMEPETMEDKALGNYMVKAHSSTLLNTGKRSKATTSGGKRHKKLADAAGKYNTFSGRESHRRSHFDVERTSFCERIQGRQPLLENEPLENQREEPLGSGGNLTVNNSTMMIDQSSAVPLSPVKKPQDPGQTEFHKEDQQVHPPLRQGVARLCEYHLAKRISSLQSEAQNSLQSSQCSSLDAGCSTGSSACATPMDSPLCAPDCKHPLSESSSSLLLTSRDLHPHADPALLRKMLPNVHPPGSDPSLNARPSKIKETTGTARRSNLLSDLHAKHGSVRSLNTKEGSEAYRQLINYLTVSQMHQGGKLHRAGMGGGKKDSRRHVTNNPLLLDLVRGKGNVTGRCPCMPPSSSPVHSSNLVHLNAAPLRPNKGPQMYHSATLPAKLKRSPDLHAQRPASSLEIRPSLSERRSSFSGLECDLVQGFNTDRFLSLNRNRSGGTPHTSPEDWHKSDCRMTHAVQQTPNDSLCLSNTPSVARTEHPGMQLGGGGGEPPAILPRHVRTCASPPPPPPPPPPPPPPPPPPPPQPLSSLSMNTSTSYSVSKQEQFIPLRQNHVHMTPQGFHQCDTSNSNSLRRGRELRRSSSTITAGSGSIEAFFEKTRTPSVGRIQQGNFQPTEPQLQRRPTKKKLSKSYSQGSMASQTNCWSMGSRDSRRSTSLMLPLQKDTKQTKNTQKLDSSPWRCNGPFSYCFFKRKNQTEDDEGDMEGLRRHCGDLNEAGPSQYNPNPVLDSTGEQLYGEVLNNMSFSDRLARINALKDRMYVFPAGFSEVRRDASELIALVRSSVGRGDRGTPPMQAQELSQYKQLLAIESKELGRACRRMSQAHGSPEEMLLAVTCSFQVLCCLSEVCMCLVRGLGSSASQQQREVVAKVDEVVMNYICLLRAAEAASGSAPGDHSVKALVRHSSTMSAIANTLTRSLKTLLSK; translated from the exons tcatgTGTCTCAGAGCAGTTCTTTGGAGGAGGTTCGTCTGGACGGAGGTCAGCTGCTCCCCCCAGCTCCTCGGCGGGTGGAGATGAGGAGGGACCCTGTTCTGGGCTTCGGCTTCGTGGCGGGCAGTGAGAAGCCGGTGGTGGTTCGCTCTGTCACTCCAG GAGGTCCATCAGAAGGGAAGCTGGTCCCGGGGGATGAGATCATAATGATAAATGATGAAGCTGTCGCCTCAGCCCCGAGAGAGCGAGTCATTGACCTTGTCAG AAACTGTAAGGAGTCCATCCTGTTGACTGTTGTCCAACCATACCCA TCCCCCAAATCAGCCTTTATCAGCGCAGCCAAAAAAGCCAAGTTGAAGTCAAATCCTGTAAAAGTGCGCTTTGCAGAGGAGGTCATCATCAACGGACAGGTTCCG GACACTGTGAAGGACAACTCGCTTCTCTTCATGCCAAATGTTCTGAAGGTGTATCTGGAGAACGGGCAGACCAAGTCGTTTCGCTTCGACAACAACACGTCCATCAAG GATGTCATTATGACCCTGCAAGAGAAGCTGTCCATCAAGTGCATTGAGCATTTCTCCCTCATGCTGGAACAGAGGACGGAAGGCTCCGGCAGCAGGCTGCTGCTCCTGCACGAGCAGGAGATGCTAACTCAG GTTACACAGAGGCCAGGTTCACACAAAATGAAATGCTTTTTCAGAATCAGCTTCGTTCCAAAGGATCCAGTCGACCTTCTTAGGAGGGATGTGGTAGCATTTGAATACCTCTATGTCCAG AGCTGTAATGATGTGGTTCTGGAGCGCTTTGGCCCAGAGCTGAAGTACGATGCTGCTCTTCGTCTCGCTGCTCTGCAGATGTACATCCTCACCCTCACCACACGACCGACGCAGAAGATTTCGCTGAAGTACATCCA GAAGCAGTGGGGTTTGGCACTTTTCTTACCCCCATCGGTGCTCTCCAGCATGAAGGAGAAGAACATCAAGAAAGCCCTGACTCACATCCTGAAAACCAATCAGAATCTAGTGCCTCCTGGGAAGAAA TTAACCATTCTGCAAGCAAAGGTTCACTATTTGAAGTACCTCAGTGAATTAAGACTATATGGAGGAAGAGTTTTCAAATCTATCTTATTG CAAGGGGAAAAGCAAACAGACGTTACATTACTCGTAGGACCGAGATATGGTATCAGTCACGTCATCAATGCCAAGACCAATCTAGTGGCCCTACTGGCAGACTTCAGCCACGTAAATCGCATTGAGATCCTCACAGAAGACGAGGTCAATGTGCGGGTAGAGCTACATGTCTTGGATGTCAAG CCTATAACATTGATAATGGAATCCAGTGATGCCATGAACCTGGCTTGTCTAACAGCTGGATACTACCGTCTTCTAGTAGACTCCCGGCGCTCCATCTTCAATATGTCCCACAGTAACAGCACAGGAGAACTGGAAAGTT GCCAGGATCCTAGAGAACTTGAGTGGCCCTACAGCACCTCTTTGGGCATGTGTGAGGATCCCAATCTTCAAGAAAGCACGACTTTATCCTATCAACCTGAATCTGAAAACCTCCAGGACCAAATAGTAGAGAACATTATAACTTCTCCTTATTCCCCGGAGCCTCAGCAACTTCAGTATTCAGTCCAAAGTGGAGAGAGATCACCAGCTCGGTGCAGAAGCCTCCAACCTCCTCCTCTTCCACCAGCAAGGCTTCGACCCCAGGACTCACCAAGGAGTGCGAAGGTGTCCTTTATATTTGGGGATCCACCCTTGCACAGTGTAAACCCTCAAAATCTTGGCTATCAGCGCCTCATGGACGAGAGTCCTGAGGTACCTGAGAGGCCTGCTTTTATGCATAACAATGACGTAGGCTTTAGGACTCCAGACGGAGCATCATTTCGGATCAGACCCAATGTAATCTACAGCAACATTGGTGAAGGGAAAATCTTTGACAGTGCTGAAGGTATCGAGGAGCCTCTTTTGCGTGATTTATGCTATGCTGAAACCACTGACGATGCAGAGGATGAGGATGAAGTTAGTGGTGAAGAGGATGCTGCTGCAACACCTGGAGAGGGTGATCCAGGATTGCCGCCAAGCAAGGCAACATTCCTTACCCTCTCTGGCTCCAGCGATGATATCATAGACCTGACATCCCTTCCACCACCAGAGGGCGATGATGACGAAGACGAAAATGATGCAGTTCTTCACTCCCTCAACATGGCCATTGCTGCTCCACCTCCTGGATTCAGGGACAGTTCTGATGAGGAGGGCACAGAGGGCAAAAGCCAACCACAAGGTTCCTGTGATAATGACAGTATCCCTGTGTCACTGATTGATGCTGTCCCTACGCATGGGGAAGGTAGTGGTCCCAGGAACTTGGATCATGCTGTTGTGGACACACTGCAAGCACTAGAAGCGCTTGCTGTATCTGAGGACACCAACCAATCTCAGTCCAGCAACAGTGCAG GTAACGGCATATCACGAGCATTCAGTCCAGAGTCCTCGTCAGATTCAGGAAACGAGACCAACTCCTCCGAGATGACTGAGAGCTCAGAACAGGCTGCAGCCCACAGACTCTCTGAGAATTCAATGCGTCTTCTGGTGGCCACCACAGAAGGTTATCAGCCTCTTCAGGAAGAGAAGACCGAATTTCCTGTGTCCCCCTGCTCTAGAGGGCCGATTCCAAAGCCGCCACGCAGTCCCTCTCGTCACAAAGACATGCAGACCCAGTCTGTGACAGTGCCTTCAAAGCTTAATCTACCTTCCTCTGATAATCTAGAGATGGAGCCGGAGACAATGGAAGATAAGGCCTTGGGTAATTACATGGTCAAAGCGCACTCAAGCACGCTTTTAAATACGGGCAAGAGATCTAAAGCAACAACAAGTGGGGGCAAGCGACACAAGAAGTTAGCAGACGCTGCAGGAAAGTATAACACTTTCAGTGGAAGAGAAAGTCATCGAAGGAGCCATTTCGATGTTGAAAGGACCTCATTCTGTGAAAGGATTCAGGGGCGACAACCTTTGCTAGAAAATGAGCCTTTGGAAAATCAGCGTGAAGAACCTCTTGGCTCTGGAGGAAACCTGACAGTTAATAACAGTACCATGATGATTGACCAATCTAGTGCGGTTCCTCTATCTCCAGTGAAGAAGCCTCAGGATCCTGGACAGACTGAGTTCCATAAGGAGGATCAACAGGTTCATCCACCACTACGTCAAGGTGTGGCTCGATTGTGTGAGTACCACCTGGCCAAGCGCATCTCTTCCCTGCAAAGCGAAGCTCAGAATTCCCTGCAGAGTTCCCAATGCTCGTCTCTGGATGCTGGCTGCAGCACAGGGAGTAGTGCATGCGCAACCCCAATGGACTCACCCCTTTGTGCTCCTGACTGCAAACACCCTCTTTCTgaatcctcctcctccctcctgcTCACATCAAGGGACCTCCACCCTCATGCAGACCCTGCTCTCCTGAGGAAGATGCTGCCAAACGTACATCCTCCTGGATCTGATCCATCCCTCAATGCCAGGCcatcaaaaatcaaagaaaccacaGGTACAGCTCGAAGGAGTAATCTTCTCAGTGATCTGCATGCAAAACATGGCAGTGTAAGAAGTCTTAACACAAAAGAGGGGAGTGAAGCTTATAGGCAGTTGATAAACTATCTAACAGTCAGCCAGATGCATCAGGGAGGCAAACTACATAGGGCAGGAATGGGGGGAGGCAAAAAGGACAGCAGAAGGCATGTTACAAACAACCCTCTCCTTTTAGACCTTGTTAGAGGTAAAGGGAACGTTACTGGCAGATGTCCCTGCATGCCACCCTCGTCCTCACCTGTTCACAGTTCAAATCTAGTGCACCTGAATGCAGCTCCTCTAAGACCAAACAAAGGTCCCCAAATGTACCACTCGGCCACCTTACCTGCTAAATTGAAGAGGAGTCCTGACTTGCATGCTCAGAGACCCGCAAGCAGCCTTGAAATCAGGCCCAGTCTTTCTGAACGGAGAAGTTCATTTTCCGGCCTCGAGTGTGACTTAGTGCAAGGTTTTAACACTGATCGGTTCCTTTCTCTAAATAGGAATCGCAGCGGAGGCACACCCCATACCAGCCCAGAGGACTGGCACAAATCTGACTGCAGGATGACACATGCTGTCCAGCAGACGCCTAACgattctctttgtctctctaatACCCCTAGTGTAGCTCGCACAGAACACCCTGGAATGCAgttgggaggaggaggaggagagccgCCTGCTATTTTACCAAGGCACGTCAGAACCTGTGCCAGCCCCCCAccgccacctccaccaccaccgccgcctccaccgccaccaccaccaccacctcctcagCCATTGTCAAGTCTCTCAATGAACACCAGCACCAGCTACAGTGTGTCGAAGCAAGAGCAATTCATCCCTCTGAGACAGAACCATGTCCATATGACTCCTCAAGGATTCCATCAGTGCGACACCTCTAACTCTAATAGTCTGAGGAGGGGCAGGGAACTTAGAAGAAGTTCCAGTACTATAACAGCTGGTTCTGGATCTATAGAAGCATTCTTCGAGAAAACGAGGACACCATCCGTGGGGAGAATCCAGCAGGGCAATTTCCAACCAACTGAGCCACAACTGCAGAGAAGACCCACCAAGAAGAAGCTGTCAAAAAGCTACTCCCAAGGTTCCATGGCTTCCCAAACAAACTGTTGGTCTATGGGCAGTAGGGACAGCAGGAGAAGCACCTCTCTCATGCTTCCACTACAGAAAGACACGAAGCAGACGAAAAACACACAGAAGCTGGACTCCAGTCCCTGGAGGTGCAACGGTCCATTCAGTTACTGCTTCTTCAAAAGGAAAAATCAGACAGAGGATGACGAAGGAGATATGGAAGGCTTGAGAAGGCACTGTGGCGACCTGAATGAAGCAGGTCCTTCCCAGTATAATCCCAACCCTGTTCTGGACAGTACAGGAGAGCAGCTATACGGTGAAGTTCTGAACAACATGAGCTTTTCGGACAGACTAGCCCGGATAAATGCACTGAAAGATCGCATGTATGTCTTCCCTGCTGGTTTCTCTGAAGTTCGGAGGGATGCAAGCGAGCTAATTGCTCTGGTGCGTTCCAGTGTAGGCAGGGGTGACCGAGGTACTCCACCTATGCAGGCACAAGAGCTGTCCCAGTATAAGCAGCTGCTGGCGATTGAGTCTAAAGAACTCGGGCGGGCATGCCGAAGGATGTCCCAAGCACACGGGAGCCCGGAGGAGATGCTGCTAGCAGTCACTTGTAGTTTCCAGGTGCTTTGCTGCTTATCTGAGGTCTGCATGTGCTTGGTGCGTGGCCTGGGGTCATCGGCCTCCCAGCAGCAGCGTGAGGTTGTAGCTAAGGTTGACGAGGTTGTTATGAACTATATCTGCCTGCTCCGAGCAGCAGAGGCAGCCTCCGGTAGTGCCCCGGGGGACCACAGCGTTAAGGCACTTGTTCGCCACTCCAGCACCATGTCAGCTATCGCCAACACCCTCACCCGCTCCCTTAAAACACTGCTCAGCAAGTAG